A stretch of Bos taurus isolate L1 Dominette 01449 registration number 42190680 breed Hereford chromosome 5, ARS-UCD2.0, whole genome shotgun sequence DNA encodes these proteins:
- the OR6C74 gene encoding olfactory receptor family 6 subfamily C member 74 — protein sequence MKNHTTVTTFILLGLSNDPQLQVVIFLLLFFTYLLSVTGNLIIITLTLLDSHLKTPMYFFLRNFSFLEISFTTVCIPKFLVSMATGDKTISYNNCAAQLFFTILLGATEFFLLAAMSCDRYVAICKPLHYTTIMSDRVCNLLVFASWLAGFIIIFPPLLVGLQLDFCAANTVDHFFCDVSPILQLSCTDIDKVEIMMLLSAILTLLVTLVLVIFSYTNIIRTILKIPSFQKRRKAFSTCSSHTVVVSISYGSCIFMYVKPSAKQRVSLNKGIALLSTSVAPMLNPFIYTLRNRQVKYAFKLMIKNIEAFLIK from the coding sequence ATGAAAAACCACACAACAGTAACAACCTTTATTCTTCTTGGACTAAGCAATGATCCACAATTACAGGTggttatttttcttctcctttttttcactTACTTATTGAGCGTCACTGGAAATCTAATCATCATCACCCTTACCCTGCTAGATTCACACCTCAAGACACCCATGTATTTCTTTCTTCgaaatttctcatttttagaaATCTCATTCACAACTGTCTGCATCCCCAAATTTCTTGTCAGTATGGCAACAGGTGATAAGACCATTTCTTACAACAATTGTGCAGCACAGCTGTTTTTCACTATTCTCTTGGGTGCAACCGAATTTTTTCTTCTGGCTGCCATGTCCTGTGACCGCTACGTGGCCATCTGCAAACCCCTGCATTACACGACCATCATGAGTGACAGAGTGTGCAACTTACTGGTCTTTGCGTCATGGTTGGCTGGTTTCATAATAATTTTTCCACCACTCCTCGTGGGTCTCCAGCTTGATTTCTGTGCAGCCAACACTGTAGATCATTTCTTCTGTGATGTATCTCCTATATTACAACTCTCCTGCACAGACATAGATAAAGTAGAAATAATGATGCTTCTCTCAGCCATTTTAACTCTCCTGGTTACTCTGGTGTTAGTGATTTTCTCCTACACAAACATCATTAGGACTATTCTGAAGATACCTTCTTTTCAAAAAAGGAGGAAAGCCTTTTCTACATGTTCTTCTCACACGGTGGTTGTGTCCATTTCTTATGGAAGTTGCATCTTCATGTATGTGAAACCCTCTGCCAAGCAAAGAGTGTCTTTAAATAAAGGGATAGCTCTGCTCAGTACTTCTGTTGCCCCCATGTTGAATCCCTTTATTTATACACTGAGAAACAGACAAGTGAAATATGCTTTTAAGCTCATGATCAAAAATATTGAGGCTTTCTTAATAAAGTGA